A genomic region of Tsukamurella pulmonis contains the following coding sequences:
- a CDS encoding DEAD/DEAH box helicase, which translates to MTERMLTGERAERARRVIEALAGPDAALRGDQETAVAALLEPAARVLVVQATGWGKSAVYWVATALRRAEGAGPALIVSPLLSLMRDQVAAAERAGLRAATLNSSNFEEWNAIEAALAAGEIDVLLVSPERLANPSFGRRVLDALEGSLGLLVIDEAHAVSDWGHDFRPDYRRVSDVLTRLHPQTPVLATTATANARVTDDVAAQLGDATLVLRGPLARRSLQLNVLPALAPITRYAWVSQHLPDLPGSGIVYALTVADAERLVDGVRAVHGPGYPVAAYTGKLDPDTRARLEDALRANEIKALIATSALGMGFDKPDLGFVVHVGSPPSPVSYYQQVGRAGRAIDHAVVALLPSESDAGVWDYFATATIPDPQQMDRVLGALAEDESGEGLSAIALEAATGLRRTRIDLMLKQLAVDGAVERVEGGYRATGAPWQYDAAHYEGIVATRRREADIMRAYTRGERCLMQLLTESLDDPEAAPCGRCSVCLGHVPDGLGDPVPPDTARAVAGALRAQSQVLEPRKMWPGGVAGRKGRIQPDLAAEPGRVLVFADAPEWTGTLGAARGGDQQAIADLGDAAVAALSRWRDQWRARPEVVASLQLTDRPAPVEPVADRIAEVGRLDRVTLPVPRGPAPGRDASGAQEAAHWLDAIEVGAAAGSVRGRSVLLVVDESGTGWAVTVAAARLREAGATVVLPLVVHRPA; encoded by the coding sequence ATGACGGAACGAATGCTCACGGGAGAGCGGGCGGAGCGCGCCCGGCGGGTGATCGAGGCCCTGGCCGGGCCCGATGCCGCGCTGCGCGGCGATCAGGAGACCGCGGTCGCCGCCCTGCTCGAGCCCGCCGCGCGGGTGCTGGTGGTGCAGGCCACGGGGTGGGGCAAGTCCGCGGTGTACTGGGTGGCCACGGCGCTGCGCCGGGCCGAGGGGGCGGGGCCGGCGCTCATCGTCTCGCCGCTGCTGTCGCTCATGCGCGACCAGGTGGCCGCCGCCGAGCGGGCGGGCCTGCGGGCCGCCACGCTCAACTCGTCGAACTTCGAGGAGTGGAACGCGATCGAGGCGGCGCTCGCCGCCGGCGAGATCGATGTGCTCCTCGTTTCGCCCGAGCGGCTCGCGAACCCGTCCTTCGGTCGTCGCGTCCTCGACGCGCTCGAGGGATCGCTCGGCTTGCTGGTGATCGACGAGGCGCACGCGGTGTCCGACTGGGGGCACGACTTCCGTCCCGACTACCGCCGCGTCTCGGACGTGCTCACCCGCCTGCACCCGCAGACCCCGGTACTCGCCACCACCGCCACCGCGAACGCGCGGGTCACCGACGATGTGGCGGCCCAGCTGGGCGACGCCACCCTCGTGCTGCGCGGTCCGCTGGCACGCCGCTCGCTGCAGCTCAACGTGCTGCCCGCCCTGGCCCCGATCACGCGGTACGCGTGGGTCTCGCAGCACCTGCCGGACCTGCCGGGATCCGGCATCGTCTACGCGCTGACGGTGGCGGACGCCGAGCGCCTCGTGGACGGTGTCCGGGCCGTGCACGGCCCCGGCTATCCGGTTGCCGCCTACACCGGCAAGCTGGATCCGGACACGCGGGCCAGGCTGGAGGACGCGTTGCGCGCCAACGAGATCAAGGCCCTGATCGCCACCTCGGCCCTGGGGATGGGCTTCGACAAGCCGGACCTGGGCTTCGTGGTGCACGTCGGTTCGCCGCCCTCGCCGGTCTCGTACTACCAGCAGGTCGGTCGTGCAGGCCGCGCCATCGACCACGCCGTCGTCGCGCTGCTGCCCTCGGAATCGGACGCGGGGGTGTGGGACTACTTCGCCACGGCCACCATCCCGGATCCGCAACAGATGGACCGGGTGCTGGGCGCCCTCGCCGAGGACGAGTCCGGGGAGGGGCTCTCGGCCATCGCGCTCGAGGCGGCCACCGGCCTGCGTCGCACCCGCATCGATCTCATGCTCAAGCAACTCGCGGTCGACGGTGCGGTGGAGCGCGTCGAGGGCGGCTACCGCGCCACGGGCGCGCCCTGGCAGTACGACGCGGCGCACTACGAGGGGATCGTCGCCACTCGCCGGCGCGAGGCCGACATCATGCGGGCGTACACCCGCGGCGAGCGGTGCCTGATGCAGTTGTTGACCGAGTCGCTGGACGACCCCGAGGCCGCTCCGTGCGGCCGGTGCTCCGTGTGTCTCGGTCACGTTCCCGACGGGCTCGGCGATCCGGTCCCGCCGGACACCGCCCGCGCCGTGGCGGGCGCGCTGCGGGCCCAGAGCCAGGTGCTCGAGCCGCGCAAGATGTGGCCCGGCGGCGTCGCGGGGCGCAAGGGCCGGATCCAGCCCGATCTCGCGGCCGAGCCCGGCCGGGTGCTGGTCTTCGCCGATGCCCCCGAGTGGACGGGCACGCTGGGGGCGGCTCGCGGCGGCGATCAGCAGGCCATCGCCGACCTGGGGGACGCCGCAGTCGCCGCGCTCTCGCGGTGGCGCGATCAGTGGCGCGCTCGGCCCGAGGTGGTGGCCTCGCTCCAGCTGACGGACCGCCCGGCACCGGTCGAGCCCGTGGCCGACCGCATCGCCGAGGTCGGCCGACTGGACCGGGTGACGCTGCCCGTGCCGCGCGGCCCGGCACCGGGGCGGGACGCCTCGGGTGCCCAGGAGGCGGCGCACTGGCTGGACGCGATCGAGGTCGGAGCCGCCGCCGGATCGGTGCGCGGTCGTTCGGTGCTGCTCGTCGTCGACGAATCCGGCACGGGCTGGGCGGTCACGGTCGCCGCGGCCCGGCTCCGGGAGGCCGGGGCGACGGTGGTCCTCCCGCTGGTGGTGCACCGTCCCGCCTGA
- the yajC gene encoding preprotein translocase subunit YajC, with protein MPNLILPLLLVLMLVFLFFQFRKQKKQMNETMEMQAGLTVGTKVMTSTGLYGTVVGLGEDTVDLEIAPGITTTWVRRAVAKILTPEELGAPSIETITDDEGHIDLDKRSEDR; from the coding sequence ATGCCGAACCTGATCCTGCCCCTCCTGCTCGTCCTCATGCTCGTCTTCCTGTTCTTCCAGTTCCGGAAGCAGAAGAAGCAGATGAACGAGACGATGGAGATGCAGGCCGGCCTCACCGTGGGCACCAAGGTCATGACCAGCACCGGGCTCTACGGCACCGTCGTCGGCCTCGGCGAGGACACCGTCGACCTGGAGATCGCGCCGGGCATCACCACCACCTGGGTGCGCCGCGCCGTCGCCAAGATCCTGACCCCCGAGGAGCTCGGCGCCCCGTCGATCGAGACCATCACGGACGACGAGGGCCACATCGATCTGGACAAGCGTTCCGAGGACCGCTGA
- the secD gene encoding protein translocase subunit SecD yields the protein MARKSSSSDRTESRLLIAFGLILLAVFGLVFFTGDREPTPKLGIDLQGGTSVVLQAVTPDGKAPDTEKMEQARDIINKRVNGLGVSGSEVKINGRNLVITVPGTEGDQARTLGQTARLNVRPVLGSQPAAAVNTPTPDMSDPEAAQKAIKEARDTRQSTDPAVQKKAMESLNCNAPSDPLAGNDDPTKPLITCDRPEDRKEGQPRSVYTLAPAIIDGQSIKNASSGIPQNGVQYVVTLEFTGEASRVWADFTSKNVGKQAAFVLDSQVITAPNINGPITGGQTQITGDFNQQSAADLAGVLKYGSLPLSFKPGTAQTVSATLGFESLKAGLIAGVIGLILVLIYALAYYRALGVLVALSLALSVALLYGLLVLLGRWIGYSLDLAGIAGIIIGIGMTADSFVVYFERIKDEIREGRSFRSAVPRGWASARRTIWTGNAVSLLSAVVLYVLAVGDVQGFAFTLGLSTILDVVIVFLVTHPLVYFASKTDFFAKPSMNGLGAVAAIGRERKRAAATTGEA from the coding sequence GTGGCCAGGAAATCATCGAGTAGCGACCGCACCGAGTCGCGGCTCCTCATCGCCTTCGGGCTGATCTTGCTCGCGGTCTTCGGCCTGGTGTTCTTCACCGGGGACCGGGAGCCCACACCCAAGCTGGGCATCGACCTGCAGGGCGGCACCTCCGTCGTGCTGCAGGCCGTCACGCCCGACGGCAAGGCGCCCGACACCGAGAAGATGGAGCAGGCGCGCGACATCATCAACAAGCGCGTCAACGGGCTCGGCGTGTCCGGTTCCGAAGTGAAGATCAACGGCCGCAACCTGGTGATCACGGTGCCCGGCACCGAGGGCGACCAGGCTCGCACGCTCGGCCAGACGGCACGCCTGAACGTGCGGCCCGTGCTGGGCTCGCAGCCGGCCGCGGCGGTCAACACCCCCACCCCCGACATGTCGGATCCCGAGGCCGCCCAGAAGGCGATCAAGGAGGCGCGGGACACCCGCCAGTCGACCGATCCGGCCGTGCAGAAGAAGGCCATGGAGAGCCTGAACTGCAACGCACCGTCGGACCCCCTGGCCGGCAACGACGACCCGACCAAGCCCCTGATCACCTGCGACCGGCCCGAGGACCGCAAGGAGGGCCAGCCGCGTTCGGTGTACACCCTGGCTCCCGCGATCATCGACGGCCAGTCCATCAAGAACGCCTCCTCGGGCATCCCGCAGAACGGCGTCCAGTACGTCGTGACGCTGGAGTTCACCGGCGAGGCCTCCCGCGTGTGGGCCGACTTCACGTCGAAGAACGTGGGCAAGCAGGCGGCGTTCGTGCTCGACTCGCAGGTGATCACCGCACCGAACATCAACGGTCCCATCACCGGCGGGCAGACGCAGATCACGGGTGACTTCAATCAGCAGTCGGCCGCGGACCTCGCGGGCGTGCTCAAGTACGGCTCGCTGCCGCTGTCCTTCAAGCCCGGCACCGCGCAGACCGTGAGCGCCACGCTCGGCTTCGAGTCGCTCAAGGCGGGCCTCATCGCCGGCGTGATCGGCCTGATCCTGGTGCTGATCTACGCGTTGGCGTACTACCGCGCGCTCGGCGTGCTCGTCGCGCTGTCGCTGGCACTGTCGGTCGCCCTGCTCTACGGCCTGCTCGTGCTGCTCGGTCGGTGGATCGGTTACTCGCTCGATCTCGCGGGCATCGCCGGCATCATCATCGGCATCGGCATGACCGCCGACTCCTTCGTCGTCTACTTCGAGCGGATCAAGGACGAGATCAGAGAGGGCCGAAGTTTCCGGTCCGCGGTGCCACGTGGCTGGGCCAGCGCCCGGCGCACCATCTGGACGGGTAACGCGGTCTCGCTGCTCTCGGCCGTCGTGCTCTACGTGCTCGCCGTCGGCGACGTGCAGGGCTTCGCGTTCACGCTCGGCCTGTCGACCATCCTCGACGTCGTCATCGTCTTCCTCGTCACGCACCCGTTGGTGTACTTCGCGTCCAAGACCGACTTCTTCGCCAAGCCGTCGATGAACGGCCTCGGCGCCGTGGCCGCGATCGGCCGTGAGCGCAAGCGGGCCGCCGCTACCACCGGGGAGGCGTGA
- the secF gene encoding protein translocase subunit SecF: MTDTSIANEKKASFFTKLYTGTGAFDIVGKRNRYYLATGIIIVIAILGILIPGFKFSIDFEGGTQISFPVGNAQVDTAKVRETVRSATGVEPSAVQTAGTGAAQTYQVALSELSNNQITQARDALYQAFEPPGRDGKPAPNSISFSGVSSTWGDQITQRGLLALAVFLVLVTIYIALRFREWDMALAALASLFFDVVVTAGVYAWSGFEVSPATVIGLLTILGFSLYDTVVVFDKVDENVRGVLNTSRRTYAEQANLAINQTLMRSINTTVISALPIIALMVVAAGVLGVGTLMDLGLIQLVGVLVGTYSSVFFAAPLLVTLKERRPQYKAHNEKVLARRARAEAGEAADALAATDAGAVRLDKAPARPQTKRGRRRD, translated from the coding sequence ATGACCGATACCAGCATTGCGAACGAGAAGAAGGCGTCCTTCTTCACCAAGCTCTACACGGGCACCGGCGCGTTCGACATCGTCGGTAAGCGCAACCGGTACTACCTCGCGACCGGCATCATCATCGTGATCGCCATCCTCGGCATCCTGATCCCCGGCTTCAAGTTCAGCATCGACTTCGAGGGTGGCACCCAGATCTCGTTCCCCGTCGGGAACGCCCAGGTGGACACCGCCAAGGTCCGCGAGACCGTCCGCAGCGCCACCGGCGTCGAGCCGTCGGCCGTGCAGACCGCCGGCACCGGGGCCGCGCAGACCTACCAGGTGGCGCTCTCCGAACTCTCCAACAACCAGATCACTCAGGCGCGGGATGCCCTCTATCAGGCGTTCGAGCCACCGGGGCGCGACGGTAAGCCGGCACCGAACAGCATCAGCTTCTCCGGTGTGAGCTCCACCTGGGGCGATCAGATCACCCAGCGCGGTCTCCTCGCGCTCGCGGTCTTCCTCGTGCTGGTGACGATCTACATCGCGCTGCGCTTCCGCGAATGGGACATGGCGCTCGCCGCGCTCGCCTCGCTGTTCTTCGACGTGGTGGTGACGGCCGGCGTCTACGCCTGGTCCGGCTTCGAGGTCAGCCCCGCCACCGTGATCGGCCTGCTGACCATTCTCGGCTTCTCGCTCTACGACACCGTCGTCGTCTTCGACAAGGTGGACGAGAACGTGCGCGGCGTGCTCAACACCAGCCGGCGCACCTACGCCGAGCAGGCGAACCTGGCGATCAACCAGACACTCATGCGCTCGATCAACACCACCGTGATCTCAGCGCTGCCGATCATCGCGCTGATGGTGGTCGCTGCCGGCGTACTGGGTGTCGGCACGCTGATGGACCTCGGCCTGATCCAGCTCGTCGGTGTTCTCGTCGGTACCTACTCGTCCGTCTTCTTCGCCGCGCCGCTGCTGGTCACGCTCAAGGAGCGTCGTCCGCAGTACAAGGCGCACAACGAGAAGGTCCTGGCACGCCGCGCACGCGCCGAGGCGGGCGAGGCGGCCGACGCCCTCGCCGCCACCGACGCCGGCGCGGTGCGCCTCGACAAGGCCCCGGCCCGTCCGCAGACCAAGCGCGGCCGCCGTCGTGACTGA
- a CDS encoding adenine phosphoribosyltransferase, which translates to MTDAARAAVAAHTRHVADFPEPGVVFADLTPVFADGAALAAVIDGLAAAGRDDDGARSVDLVAGLDARGFLLGSGVALRLGVGTLAVRKAGKLPPPVLREEYQLEYGSAALEVPAEGIELEGRRILIVDDVLATGGTVGAAVALLRRAGAIVERVSVVLDLEALGGRGRLQQLPGGGITVSAISVG; encoded by the coding sequence GTGACTGACGCGGCGCGCGCGGCCGTCGCCGCGCACACGCGGCACGTCGCGGACTTCCCGGAGCCGGGCGTCGTCTTCGCCGATCTCACGCCCGTCTTCGCCGACGGTGCCGCCCTCGCGGCGGTCATCGACGGGCTCGCCGCGGCGGGCCGCGACGACGACGGTGCCCGCTCGGTCGATCTGGTGGCCGGGCTCGACGCCCGCGGATTCCTGCTGGGGTCCGGCGTCGCCCTGCGCCTCGGAGTCGGCACCCTCGCCGTCCGCAAGGCCGGCAAGCTGCCGCCGCCGGTGCTGCGCGAGGAGTACCAGCTCGAATACGGTTCCGCGGCGCTCGAGGTGCCTGCCGAGGGCATCGAGCTCGAGGGCAGGCGGATCCTCATCGTCGACGACGTGCTCGCCACGGGCGGCACCGTCGGCGCGGCCGTGGCGCTGCTGCGGCGCGCGGGTGCGATCGTCGAGCGGGTGTCGGTGGTCCTGGACCTCGAGGCGCTCGGCGGACGCGGGCGACTGCAGCAATTGCCCGGCGGTGGCATCACGGTCTCGGCGATCTCGGTAGGCTGA
- a CDS encoding RelA/SpoT family protein, producing MSLQSQGSDAARTPTAAGQPGPPNLETTGSTTRRVRARLARRMTGTRNHVRPVLEPLVALHREVYPKADVALIERAYDVAEQRHASQMRKSGDPYITHPLAVATILAELGMDTTTLVAALLHDTVEDTGYSLEQLTAEFGPEVAHLVDGVTKLDKVALGSAAEAETIRKMIIAMARDPRVLVIKVADRLHNMRTMRFLPPEKQARKARETLEVIAPLAHRLGMATVKWELEDLAFAILHPKKYDEIVRLVADRAPSRDTYLAAVRAEINGALAAQRIVADVQGRPKHYWSIYQKMIVKGRDFDDIHDLVGVRILCDEVRDCYAAVGTVHSLWQPMAGRFKDYIAQPRYGVYQSLHTTVIGPEGKPLEVQIRTREMHRTAEFGIAAHWRYKETKGRAGGGAKGSDLAEVDDMAWMRQLLDWQREAADPGEFLESLRYDLAVKEIFVFTPKGDVITLPAGSTPVDFAYAVHTEVGHRCIGARVNGRLVALERKLENGEVVEVFTSKAENAGPSRDWQSFVVSPRAKAKIRQWFAKERREEALENGRDAIAKEVRRSGLPLRRLTNAESMAGIAKELRYADVSALYTAVGEHQVSAHTVVQRMLEQLGGIEEATEELAERSTPSTLSGPTASTDVGVLVTGQPGVLAKLAKCCTPVPGDEIVGFVTRGGGVSVHRTDCTNVAELRKEPERFLDVKWAPSASSVFLVAIQVEALDRHRLLSDVTKVLADEKVNILSASVTTSRDRVAVSRFTFEMGDPKHLGHVLNVVRNVEGVYDVYRVTSAQ from the coding sequence ATGTCGTTGCAGTCTCAAGGGTCCGACGCCGCGCGGACCCCCACGGCGGCGGGCCAGCCCGGTCCGCCCAACCTGGAGACCACGGGGTCCACCACCCGGCGGGTGCGTGCACGGCTCGCCCGCCGGATGACCGGCACCCGCAACCATGTGCGGCCCGTACTCGAGCCGCTGGTCGCACTGCATCGCGAGGTCTACCCCAAGGCCGATGTCGCCCTCATCGAGCGTGCCTACGACGTCGCCGAGCAGCGCCACGCCAGCCAGATGCGCAAGTCGGGCGACCCGTACATCACGCACCCGCTCGCCGTCGCGACCATCCTCGCCGAGTTGGGCATGGACACCACCACCCTCGTCGCCGCGCTCCTGCACGACACCGTCGAGGACACGGGCTACTCGCTCGAGCAGCTGACCGCGGAGTTCGGACCCGAGGTCGCCCACCTGGTGGACGGCGTCACCAAGCTCGACAAGGTGGCCCTCGGCAGCGCCGCCGAGGCGGAGACCATCCGCAAGATGATCATCGCCATGGCGCGCGACCCGCGCGTCCTGGTCATCAAGGTCGCCGATCGGCTGCACAACATGCGCACCATGCGCTTCCTTCCGCCGGAGAAGCAGGCCCGCAAGGCCCGCGAGACCCTCGAGGTGATCGCCCCGCTCGCGCACCGCCTCGGCATGGCGACCGTGAAGTGGGAGCTCGAGGACCTGGCGTTCGCCATCCTGCACCCGAAGAAGTACGACGAGATCGTGCGGCTCGTGGCCGACCGGGCACCGTCGCGCGACACCTACCTGGCCGCGGTGCGCGCCGAGATCAACGGCGCGCTGGCAGCGCAGCGGATCGTGGCCGACGTGCAGGGCCGCCCCAAGCACTACTGGTCGATCTACCAGAAGATGATCGTCAAGGGCCGGGACTTCGACGACATCCACGACCTGGTCGGCGTGCGGATCCTCTGCGACGAGGTGCGCGACTGCTACGCCGCCGTCGGCACCGTGCACTCCCTGTGGCAGCCGATGGCGGGGCGGTTCAAGGACTACATCGCCCAGCCCCGCTACGGCGTCTACCAGTCCCTGCACACGACGGTGATCGGCCCGGAGGGCAAGCCCCTCGAGGTGCAGATCCGCACCCGCGAGATGCACCGCACCGCCGAGTTCGGCATCGCCGCGCACTGGCGCTACAAGGAGACCAAGGGCCGCGCCGGCGGCGGGGCCAAGGGCTCGGACCTGGCCGAGGTCGACGACATGGCGTGGATGCGCCAACTCCTCGACTGGCAGCGTGAGGCGGCGGACCCGGGGGAGTTCCTCGAGTCGCTCCGCTACGACCTCGCGGTCAAGGAGATCTTCGTCTTCACCCCCAAGGGCGACGTGATCACGCTGCCCGCGGGCAGCACCCCCGTGGACTTCGCCTACGCCGTGCACACCGAGGTCGGTCACCGGTGCATCGGCGCGCGCGTCAACGGGCGGCTCGTCGCGCTCGAGCGCAAGCTCGAGAACGGCGAGGTGGTGGAGGTCTTCACGAGTAAGGCCGAGAACGCCGGCCCGTCGCGCGACTGGCAGTCCTTCGTCGTCTCCCCGCGGGCCAAGGCCAAGATCCGGCAGTGGTTCGCCAAGGAACGCCGCGAGGAGGCGTTGGAGAACGGCCGCGACGCCATCGCCAAGGAGGTGCGCCGTTCGGGCCTCCCGCTGCGACGCCTGACGAACGCCGAGTCGATGGCGGGCATCGCCAAGGAACTGCGCTACGCGGACGTCTCGGCGCTCTACACGGCCGTCGGCGAGCATCAGGTGTCGGCGCACACGGTCGTGCAGCGGATGCTCGAGCAGCTGGGCGGCATCGAGGAGGCCACGGAGGAGCTCGCCGAGCGCAGCACCCCGTCGACCCTCTCGGGCCCGACGGCGTCGACCGACGTGGGCGTGCTCGTCACCGGGCAGCCGGGCGTGCTCGCCAAGCTCGCCAAGTGCTGCACCCCGGTGCCGGGCGACGAGATCGTCGGCTTCGTCACGCGCGGCGGCGGAGTGAGCGTGCACCGCACGGACTGCACCAATGTCGCGGAGCTCCGCAAGGAGCCGGAGCGCTTCCTCGATGTGAAGTGGGCGCCGTCCGCCTCGTCGGTGTTCCTCGTGGCGATCCAGGTGGAGGCCCTCGACCGGCACCGCCTGCTCTCGGACGTCACGAAGGTGCTGGCCGACGAGAAGGTGAACATCCTCTCCGCGTCCGTGACCACCTCGCGCGATCGGGTCGCGGTGTCGCGCTTCACCTTCGAGATGGGCGATCCCAAGCACCTCGGTCATGTGCTCAACGTCGTGCGCAACGTGGAGGGCGTCTACGACGTCTACCGCGTCACCTCCGCGCAATAG
- a CDS encoding peptidylprolyl isomerase — MPSNEERRQAAREKLAKQNERRETDARKRKVKAIGAGVAVVAVAAAVAAYIWVPAGPRAPLRVAAENKYNSLHVTCDFGDRDPAADARKSIASQKQQIAEMRTQIADARKRVPTMPADQRAPLEEQITAAAERADSGERLIGEAEKQLPKLDQLAERNKSLTKPEGKDIPNTGTMTGTITTNAGPIGFELDRSKAPCNVETFATLMQAKYFDGTSCHRETANEAADKKSGLFVLQCGDPSGTGLGGPSWTSPDEAPGFLEPAPGQSNPMQPSQNVIYPAGTIAVANANQQPNPQTGDPGTSNTGSSQFFLVYKDTTLPANYSVIGKTDDAGLTVLQQIAKKGIVPKEGDPAPKPGEPVTDGKPKEPVNIATMKLDE, encoded by the coding sequence GTGCCGAGCAATGAGGAACGCCGCCAGGCAGCCCGCGAGAAGCTGGCGAAGCAGAACGAGCGGCGGGAGACCGACGCGCGCAAGCGCAAGGTCAAGGCCATCGGGGCCGGTGTCGCGGTGGTCGCGGTCGCGGCCGCCGTCGCCGCGTACATCTGGGTTCCGGCGGGGCCGCGCGCACCTCTGCGCGTCGCGGCGGAGAACAAGTACAACTCCCTCCACGTGACCTGTGACTTCGGCGATCGCGATCCGGCCGCGGACGCCCGTAAGAGCATCGCCTCCCAGAAGCAGCAGATCGCCGAGATGCGCACCCAGATCGCCGATGCGCGCAAGCGCGTGCCCACGATGCCCGCCGATCAGAGGGCGCCCCTCGAGGAGCAGATCACCGCGGCGGCCGAGAGGGCCGACAGCGGCGAGCGACTGATCGGCGAGGCCGAGAAGCAGTTGCCGAAGCTCGACCAGCTCGCCGAGCGCAACAAGTCGCTGACCAAGCCCGAGGGCAAGGACATCCCGAACACCGGCACCATGACGGGCACCATCACCACCAACGCGGGACCGATCGGCTTCGAGCTCGACCGCTCGAAGGCTCCCTGCAACGTGGAGACCTTCGCCACTCTCATGCAGGCCAAGTACTTCGACGGCACCAGCTGCCATCGCGAGACCGCCAATGAGGCCGCGGACAAGAAGAGCGGCCTGTTCGTACTGCAGTGCGGCGACCCCTCGGGCACCGGCCTGGGCGGCCCCAGCTGGACCTCCCCCGACGAGGCCCCCGGCTTCCTCGAGCCCGCCCCCGGGCAGAGCAACCCGATGCAGCCCTCGCAGAACGTGATCTACCCGGCCGGGACGATCGCCGTCGCGAACGCGAACCAGCAGCCCAACCCGCAGACGGGTGACCCGGGCACCTCCAACACCGGCTCGAGCCAGTTCTTCCTCGTCTACAAGGACACCACGCTGCCCGCGAACTACTCGGTCATCGGCAAGACCGATGACGCGGGCCTGACGGTCCTGCAGCAGATCGCCAAGAAGGGCATCGTCCCCAAGGAGGGCGATCCCGCTCCGAAGCCGGGCGAGCCCGTCACCGACGGCAAGCCCAAGGAACCGGTGAACATCGCGACCATGAAGCTCGACGAATAA